GGTCGAACTTGAAGGTACTAATGTAGTACGCTGGAATGTCGGCAGTAGCCAGCGGTTCCGATATCTGTGCAACGATTCCACACTCATCTAGACAGGGACAACGGGGGCATGAGCACATTCAGACTGCTGCATGGTTATAGTCTGACAAATTCACTTATTTatgacacaaaataaacagaattcaCAAAATCTGAGTTATTACTTATTACAACttagttttttgttgtttgctgAACGTTGGTGGGAATCTGCAACCAGGATTTATTCACCTTGTGTAATTTTACCTTTTGCATCTCTACTTGACTAAAACTTCCCACTTACCGTTACCGTTAACATCAGCTAGATCAGGGGTGGGTAAAAATAGTCAGAATTATGACTGCGCTCATTTGAACTcgtcctgtaatgcctggcattccaccaggtggcgcagaTGGTGCTGAGGATCTTTGTCCAAACTCGATGTGTTTTTACGCTGACTTGCGCTGTAAATGAGCCATCAAATGATGCATTTCGATGTAAAAATGGTGAGGAGTTGAAACCGACTGTAGCTATTAGGTTTTGGTTGAACCGGGGTGTGGGACAACTTTGACCATGttaacaaatgtgcaaacaatATATTCCTGACAAAGTAAAAGAGCTGTTTGCATGCGAGCTGTAACATGGCGAGCTTTCGCTTGGTGCTCATCctggctggaataagagctggtagtcaacagtacaacacatAATACACATCGCAACATGTAACTATTTACACTAGaccatttccttttctttcttagtttAGCACAAGCCTTTTTTTTAGAAGTGATGGCTGATcagcaacacagttcccactaaaagtgaaggtaaatatgaacactgcaatttaattacattttttatgtgtgtctgATATGTCTGCATCTGGGTCTGACCTGGCCTGTCTGGCAAATTTTAAAGGTCAATGTGACCCCTGATCTTAAAATTTTAGAGACATATAtatagaatacacacacatacagtggggAAATAAATTCTTGATCCCCTGATTTTGCAAGTTTGACAACttacaaataaacacactaCGTTGTGATCAGTTGAGACCAAAGGGATGACTTTGAACCCATCCATTCAGATGTTAATGGAAGGGGTTGTGTACTGTAAAATCTTGGGAGGAAAATCTGGTCCAATGCTGCCAGAACACTGAAGATTCATAGTCTTCCACTAGACAATGAACCCAAAACACACGGCTAAAGCAAGAAAGGAGGGGCCAAAGAGGAATGGAGTTTGCTCATTATGTAATAGCAGTGGCGGGAGGATGTTGAGTTTCTGGACCTTCCACCAGGTGGCCTTCCTGATGCAGCCCTCCCTATTTACTTGAAACTTCAGATTCAAAACCAACATATGTGATTAATTAACtagctaaaaaaataaaataaaaagtacaacCCTCACCAAAGCCCAGGGGCTGCCCTCCAATGCGGACCATTTTCCAGAGCTCTCCTGAAGCACTGGTGAAAAGGACATTGTTGGGAAACCtgtgaaggagggagagagaccgTGATGAGAAGAAGCTGAGAGAGCAGAGCTGGGGCAGAGGACCAGTGCTGACCTCTGTGTCGTCCCTTCATCCATCACCAGGGAGATGTAGCCCTCTatcagagaaaaggaaaagaagcGGATGTCTCCGGCATCTTCACCATACTCCTTCACTCTAAAAAGTGAAAGATGGTGTTAAAAGGGAGAAAGACAGGGACGGCGAGCAGCCGGAAGAGGAGGAACTCACCCGCTAGAGTAAAACATGACATCCATGAGCAGGGTGGCCACCGAAGGCAGCGTGTCAGGATCCAGGCTGGTCACACAGAACATGTTACTAGGGCTGGACAGTGGATGGATTACAGGCCGAGGGACTTCCAGGAAAAAACATGGATTTGTATGATTATTTTCACccatttattattaatcatcATAGCACCCTGCTGCAGACTGACCAAGTTTTGGTTTCACAAAGCCATTTGTGGCTGCAGAGCAGCTGGCAGCCACAGTCTCTCCATTTACAAGCCTGAGAAGAGTGAACTCAGATGACAGGGTGTGCATGACCATGGGCAGATCTCTCTCTCGAACCTGGGTATCAAACAACACTGGACAGTTACAGGAGACTCATACAACAATACAAACCCACCGCAGgcccatttttacatttcaaaaatgtatccagtagtgacagggacagtccccccctggagacactcagggttaagtgtcctgctcagggacacgatggtagtaagtggggttccaacctgggtctttgtggtcttctggtcatCTAGATTGAATGAAATCTAGTGTGCAGGAAGTTGAGCCGCTGGTGTCCTGTAGGGAGTTATTTAAGGGCCACTTCCCACACTGGTACGAGCTGCTATTTATATAAGAGCCCTGGTGGTGAGAATtggcgcctgtgtgtgtgtttaaatacgTGTGTAcgtacacatgtgtgtgtgtgtgtggggaccagGTTCTGTACTAGGGACCTGCTTGTTTCCTCTCTTTCAACTTCCTCCCAGTTGGCTTGAGCGTGACTGTGATCCTGTTTACGTAGCTGCACTCTCTACATGCGTGAATTTCATTTGCAGGCCTTCCTCAGACACacttcatcatcaccatcatcatcgttCTCCAGCCATTCTCACCGTGACACTGTGAGTACTCACCAGAATGAAGTCCGTCTGATAGGTGGACAGCATGAAGACGGAGATGTTGTGGTCAGCCAGTGGGGCAATCACAGACTTGGCGATTTTAGTCACTCCTATTGGCTGGGAGCTGGTGGCACTCCCACCCCCTGACACCACATTGAGCGCCAGCCACGTAGCTTCAGCAACACTCAAGTACTCCGACTGCGGCAGCTCTGGAAACAGAGGCAGAAGCTGTGGGACTCGGGGACCGGGCACTGACCAAAAAGTCCTCTTAACCACAGTAACCATGGTGACCAGCTGGGGTCACCTTGGTAACCTCTGTGTAATGACACGGACTCGCTCACTGTTCCATCCGTAAAGGAAGAGCAGATACAGACCTTTAAATCCATCTTCATCCACGATGATGGTGTAATCCTCCGGGGTTTCTGTTAGACTGAAGAACTTGCACCTGAGGAGAACGAGAAGCTTCAGAACATCAACTAGCTCCTCAACTCCATCCTCcttaaacattttcaaatctGATCATTAAGGCAAGaagccattaaaatgtaaaaaaaaacaggtttcttCACAGTCCAACAAATATGCACAGTTGTGCTTGatggttttgctttttttattgcttgATACCCATAATGCTCTGTCCAAAACAAGCTAATATTTCATCACAGTGCCTTCAGCCTGAATTAGGGCACACGTTTCAATTAGCTTCTGCAATAGCTTCTCGGCCAATGCAGTCAACCTTtggtgccagtggtggcctagcggttaaggaagcggccccgtaatcagaaggttgccggtttgaatcccgatccgccaaggtaccactgaccaaagcaccgtccccacacactgctccccaggcgcctgtcatggctgcccactgctcaccaagggtgatggttaaatacagagtatatcacaatcacttcattttaattacacGGCTACTAATAATAAGCTTTATGCATGGCAATAATTTGACGCTTCTGAAACATTTTCCACGTCTTCCAACATGGTGGTTAAAGTAActtgttttcatcattttcatATGATCATCCCTGCAGGAATGATCATTGTATGTCAGCTTTTCAGAGCATTAATCTACATGTCTCGGTGTAAATGGTGATCTCCTGACTTCTGAACAACTTGACACCGCATTCCGCTCCTCTAATTGGATCCCGAATTCGCGGAGAGCTGACAGGAGGCCATGCCCGTCCCGGACACTCACCTGCTTCTGGAGGGCAGGAAGGCCAGCTTGATCAAGCCGTGGGTGCAGATCTGGATGCCTTCTTTGGCTATACTCGCTACTTTTAAGCTGTGCTCTAGAATGTGCAACTCCATGGTTGCGCTCGCTCATTTGTGGAGGACTTAAACAACTATtaacaaatgaataaacagaacTAAACATGCAAGCGTTATAAAAACCAGACACCGAGCGAACAGAGGTAACGAAACGGAAAAGTTccgggaaaaaagaaaaaaaaaaggagcaggaaAGCAGCAAAAGGAGGGGACTAGGTGTAACGCTCCGACAGATTGGAACGGTCCAGACCAGCAGCTGCTAACGCCGAAACAAACAACCTGCCATTCAACgccgggggcggggcttccACACAATGCTGCATTCTGGGAGATGTTGTTCAGTGATTTGCCTGATGTAGAACgaaatttaaataaaacgcTAATTCGAAACTATGCTCTGCAataacatgaattaaaaaaaaaaaaaaaaaaaagatctaattCTAGACTGTAAAATGACAgcttctttatttaaaaaaaaaaaaaaaaaaaaaaaaaaaaaaaaaaaggagaaaaagaaggtcCTATTAGACAGTTTGCCTGCATACAAACTGAACCTCTAATTATAAGTTTATGCAGCACAGGTAGGTAACAGTGCTTGGATAACAGAATTGACAATTTCAAACAAACACTCCAGAAATCAGTCTTTAATAGTTCAAGTTCTACatgaaaaacagcagaaaatCTGATTAATGCCACAGGAAAGACACTCGTAATAATTGAAGTTCAGCAAAGACTGGCAGAAgagtggcacctcaggcaaTCCGCATCAGACAGGAACGCTTACCCTGCAACACACAAGGGAATGCAGTGAAGTGTAGAGAacctaaacaaataaaataaatactattttttaaataaagaagaaatgtCCCAGCATGTACAGCAGACCCACTAAGTGTAAAGGAGGGTCACAGGAGCAGACACTGGACATTCTCTCGCACTGGCATTTGAACAGTCTAGCTGACCACACAGCTAGATGCAGATACCGCAGTGCTGCGTAGTTTCAGGTGGAAAGAGTGCTGTGCTTACCGCTCACCAACATACTGCACatggggagagaaaaaaaataaataaaaatatgtaaaaaaggAGTCAGACAAAGCCACAGAGgtgaagagaaaaaataaaaaaaataaataaaaagcagaaagTAGATGTCCAGTGGCGTGACCAGCCCACCACAGCCAACTGAAACAGCTCGGTGGGTAAAGCGAAGCCACAGAGGAGTTTCTCTACGAGGCGTTTCCAACGACGGAACCCTACTGAGAGGGGCTCATCGGGATAGACCTCGCAGGCAGGTAGCAAAGGCGCCAGTACAATTTAGAGAACACTCACTTCTGTAGCCTTCAGCTTCATGGAGACGCTAGCTGAGAGAACAAGGGGACAATCAGTCATCTTAACTACCACTTCAGGCCTGGAGGGAAAACGCTCCAGCAGGAATCAGAAAAGCGCTCTCTTTCATGGTCATCAGAGCAGTTGAACATAAGCTTCTCATCATACTACAGGCAATCAGAAGCGTATTCTAAATAGATGAAGACCATGAAGCCTCACCTCCGTACTTCGACCCGGAGGCCGCTGGCGGAGGACCTGGAAGGAGAACATAAACTGTGGCTACCCGCTgtggactgcgcatgcgcggcagGGTTTCTGACCGGACGTCTGTACACCCCCGTAAGTAGCACTTCCGCTGTGAGCGCGCAGCAGTGAGTTGCAGGGGGAGGAGCTTCTCTCAGCATGGCGCGAGTCGCGGGACGCACGAACAAGCCGAGCGCGACTGGCGCGGTGCTGATCAGACGAATATACGCGGGTTCTACTCACCAGCTGGACGTAAAAACGCGCCGCACCGGGAGAGACACACATTACGAGGCGGAAGTGAGTGTTTCAGGCCTCATTGTCACCACTACGACAGATCGATAGGAGTGAAAGCAAACCTGGCGCTTCTGTAGCCGCGCAGCAACGCAGCAATGAACTCGAAATCAAGGCCACAAGAAATGCCACACGGCTCTGATCTATCGCTAACTGGTACGACGGAGAGGCTCAGACACTTTCTCTAGATTGTGGCTACATAAGCGGCAGTACTAACAATCTCATTGGAACACGTGGTGAAGAGAGCATCATGGGAAGACTGAAAACTGCGAAGTTAGCTCCTTAAATGGCCAATATAGAGGCGACAGAAATGAAAAAGGCTAATTTATGCGTTAGAGCGAGATTAATTACAGAATCTAGCCACATACCTGCTGACTTCAGGGAACGACTTCTGACTTCATCTCCAGGAACGAGGACGAAGTGGCGCCTCCGTACGCTTATATAGCGCCCGTTTACGGCGTACGTCACACAGCCAACGTCACctcacaggctcctcccattggCCATTCGTTTTTCCTGAATCCTGAACCTTTTCACGAACCTTCCCGGGCAGAGAAACGTTTTCATTTTATGATGAGGCccgttattaataataatcagtggggagcttttattttaattattacatgACCTCGGACACCATGGGGATTTCACTTCCTGCGAATTCGCGGCATTATCCTCAGTTCGGGGGAACCGTTTGGCCAGACATACGATAATTAgtatttaatatagatctattatctATAGatcgatatgaagcgctgataatgcgcaaactacagatcccataatgcaccttGCAGTTGCCGTGCCGAACGCGATCCCATGATGAGTGGTTAAGAGCGGTACTGCAGTTCCAGCCGACGTAATGACCAGGTTATTCCTTCATTTCTTGAGAGTCTGGTTTGAAGCTCATTGAAATAATGCCAATAATGCGTGCCGTAATCCAGACTAAAGGCAGTCCAACtaattttattttctgctttatatatatattcagatgCACAATAGCTTTGTCTGAAGTTTCACACATGAAGTCGGTCTGTGATACCCTGATTAAATCAAGAGAATATGTTTGATTACCTGCTGGATCTGTGTTAATCAGAACTCATGTAGTTCAGATTATCCTCATTCTTTCttgcaaaaaagtttttttgctaCCATATTTCATTTGGTACAATGATGTTACTGAGCCAGTTACATTGCATTAAGATACACATATGCATCATTTTCTGATGGGTTGTCTCCTTTAATGTACATATGCTTTGAACATACAAATGACACATTATTTGCAGTgtaaaaatacactttaaatATAATACTCAAACTTTTCCTAATAGACTAAAGAAAAGAGTCGGGTTTCCAGGTGAACACTATCTAACAACATGATCCATTCTCCATTCATCAAGACATCTAAAGCAATTttacaaaactcaacaaaatGTAGATGATTTGTAAGTTAGTGATGGTATAATATTCAGATTGTGATAAAATAAATGCTCACACCTGCAACATGTTCCAAGTGGTGATGGGGAACCACAGCATACAGTTCAGAATGTAAAAAGCTATGGGTGTATAAGTGCCTCCATGAAAAGGTTGTCCTTGAAGGCTTGTCTTGTTGTGTAATCCAGGCCAAGGAACTAAAACTGAAAAGTGCAGCTTTGCTAATATCTGGAATCTAAAGTTGACAGTGGAGATATGACAAGGTCAGAAagttaatataaaattattgttattattttttttagatgaaaatattttaatctaTTCTTTATATTAAATTTCAAACTAAAGCAATTGGTGCTTTTAGGTCCCAAATGATTACTAGCTATTGTAAAAGAATGGGGGAAATCTACAATGTCTAAATGATGTCTAATAGGTATGTATCATGTATCATATTTCTGTCTGAAATTGGTTAGAATATCTTGATTCTGAATGCTGAAATAGGGCATTCAGTTCTTGCACAGTTTCATTCAAAAAAAGTAAGTTTAAGATCTGCTCTCTGTGATCTACCAGAAAGCACTATCCAGTAATGACAATTTTCATTTTCCTCTCCTCAGTCTTCACACATAACTGCTGGACAGTGCAAAGACACAAGAACAACGTTACACTGGATGGAAAATAATCATCATCGTAAAGATATAAAACAGACAGCCATAGAAATATGCCAAAAATTGACCCAATATCTCTGTAAAGTGAGCGGTGCAAGAAACACACTGTTACAAAAGAAAAGGCACAAAAATTCAGCCATTTGGTGCAAGAGTAAGATTAATTAAGAATAAATATGAAGAATTGCTAGAATATGCAACTGCCTGCCTGAGTGTTTAAAATGGGAACAAAAACTGTCATTACAGCCGCCTGGTGGGCAATGCAGTAacattaaaaagtacaaaatgttGCCCACAAACAGACAATGATATTTGTGTAGCATCCAAGTTTTTCACCCAAAAATCTGCAGTATCAAACATGAAGCCATTTCTAACGAACCGAGAACATTGCATGCATTTAGTCATATAGAAATGAGTCAAGTACATATGCAAACAGCTTCATGTTGCTGGAGTAGCCATTGTTCAGTGTTGAATGGAGAAGATATGAAATTTACTACACAAAAAGCTTGTCTAAATCTACTAGGGCTGAACAATATTAAGAAAAAATCTAGTCAATATTTATTTGACAATTATCATGAGTGCGAATGAATTCACCATTTTTTGCTAAGTCTGTCTATTAAAAACTATgtattgaaatatgaactgtgcTATACTGCGCTGTAACAAGCAGAGCATGAATTGAGAGCGGGTGTTTAAGTGGGCGTGTCTTTGacatgggacacatctgattggtgagcacaATTGTCTttcacacagggacatcaaatcaGCGTGATTAACTGTCATGTTTCCGCCTACTGTGgagaaatgtattttactgCTTGCCCCCACTTTCCCCACACTGCCTCTTCTGCCTCTGTTCTGCCTGCATCCCCAACGCCCCAgggtcaccaacgctccagtctctcactcactctctctccagtctctcactcgccccagggtcaccaacgctccagtctctcactcgccccagggtcaccaacgctccagtctctcactcgccccagggtcaccaacgctccagtctctcactcactctctctccagtctctcactcgccccaggggcaccaacgctccagtctctcactcactctctctccagtctctcactcgccccagggtcaccaacgctccagtctctcactcactctctctccagtctctcactcgccccaggggcaccaacgctccagtctctcactcactctctctccagtctctcactcgccccagggtcaccaacgctccagtctctcactcactctctctccagtctctcactcgccccagggtcaccaacgctccagtctctcactcactcactctccagtctctcactcgccccagggtcaccaacgctccagtctctcactcgccccaggggcaccaacgctccagtctctcactcactctctctccagtctctcactcgccccagggtcaccaacgctccagtctctcactcactctctctccagtctctcactcgccccagggtcaccaacgctccagtctctcactcactcactctccagtctctcactcgccccagggtcaccaacgctccagtctctcactcactctctctccagtctctcactcgccccagggtcaccaacgctccagtctctcactcgccccagggtcaccaacgctccagtctctcactcactctctctccagtctctcactcgccccagggtcaccaacgctccagtctctcactcactctctctccagtctctcactcgccccaggggtcaccaacgctccagtctctcactcactctctctccagtctctcactcgccccagggtcac
The window above is part of the Denticeps clupeoides chromosome 6, fDenClu1.1, whole genome shotgun sequence genome. Proteins encoded here:
- the castor2 gene encoding cytosolic arginine sensor for mTORC1 subunit 2 translates to MELHILEHSLKVASIAKEGIQICTHGLIKLAFLPSRSRCKFFSLTETPEDYTIIVDEDGFKELPQSEYLSVAEATWLALNVVSGGGSATSSQPIGVTKIAKSVIAPLADHNISVFMLSTYQTDFILVRERDLPMVMHTLSSEFTLLRLVNGETVAASCSAATNGFVKPKLVPRPVIHPLSSPSNMFCVTSLDPDTLPSVATLLMDVMFYSSGVKEYGEDAGDIRFFSFSLIEGYISLVMDEGTTQRFPNNVLFTSASGELWKMVRIGGQPLGFDECGIVAQISEPLATADIPAYYISTFKFDHALVPEEHIESVIGALRTNGSTGQ